In Streptomyces sclerotialus, the DNA window ACGGGCAGCGCCAGCACCGTGTTCGGGATCAGCACGCTGGCGATGATGGTGGCGAACACCTGCCTCTTGAGCCGGAAGTCGTAGACCGCGAGTGCGTAGCCCGCGAGGGCGCAGATGAGCGCGCAGGCGACGGCGCCACCGCCGGTGTACAGCACCGAGTTGAGCATCCAGCGCCAGAAGATGCCGCCGTCGTAGTCGCTCAGGGCGGCCAGGTTGTCCCACAGGCGGAATTCTCCGGGGAGGAGCCCGGGAGTGCCGTAGAGGTCCGAGCGGCTCTTCGCCGCGGCCAGGGACAACCAGTAGACCGGCAGCAGGAAGTACGCCGCGATGATGAGCAACAGCACTGTGGTCAGGCCCCACCACAGCCGCTTGCGCGGCCCGTTTTCCGCGAGGCGGCCGGGAGCGTGGGGGCGGGGTGACCGTCCTCCGGGGGGCTTGCGCGTACCACTGGTCACCGGGAGCTCCTTCGCTCGGCCAAGGTGAGGAATCCGAGGGAGAGGAGGAAGGTGACCGCGGCGAGGACGATCGCCGTCGCGGCGGCGAGTTGCGGGTTCTGCTGCCCGATGGCGACCGTCTGGATCGTCATGTTCGGCGTGTAGGTGGGGGAGATGGCCGGTGTCAGGTTCCCCAGAATGGTCGGCTCGGTGAAGATCTGGAGTGTTCCGATGACCGACATGATGGTGGTCATGATGAGTGCGGGCACCAACTGGGGAACCTTGACCGACCACGCGATCCGGAATTCTCCGGCGCCGTCCAGACGGGCTGCCTCGTAGACGTCGCGCGGCAGACCGCGCAGGGACGTGTAGAGGATCGTCATGTTGATGCCGGTGTAGGACCACGTCACGACGTTGCCCATCGACCACAGCACGGTGGTCTCGCCCAAGAGGTCGGCAGGGCCGCCCAGCGCCTTGACGGCATCGCTCAACGGGCTCATCTGTGGCGTGTAGAGGAAGCCCCACGCGAGGGTGCCGATCACGATCGGCACCGCGTACGGCAGTAGGTAGACGGTGCGCAGCGCGGAATGCAGACGGTACGCGGAGGAGTCGAGGACGAGGGCGAGAGCCAGGGCGACGCCGAGCATGACCGGCACCTGCACCAGCCCGAACACGATCATCCGCAGTACGCCGGAGAGCAGGTCGGGCGAGGTCAGCGCGGCCCCGTAGTTCTGGAGGCCGACGAAGCGCAGCGTGCCTCCGCCGAGGCCCAGCCCTGAATACCGGACGGCGAAGAGGCTGTCGTACGCGGCGAGGGCGATCGGCAGGACGGTGAAGACGATGAACAGTGCGAGGAAGGGGGCGAGGAACAGATAGGCCACGCGGTCGGTCCGGCGCTGACGGCCGGTGGCGGGCCGGGCTTTGCGTGCGGTGCGTCCCCGTGGGCCGCTCATGTCCGTGTCTCCTGGCGCGACAGCGCGGTGTCAGCGGTGTCATGGGCGTGGTGGGGCACGGTCACACTGAGTCCTTTCGCTGTCAGCAGCTCGACGGTCGCGGTCTGTACTTCCTCGATCAGGCGAGGCAGCTTGCGTCGTCCGTCGACCACCTCGGCCAGGCCGCCGTTGAACACCGCGTACGAATGTTCCATGCCGGGGCCGTAGGACCAGCTCGTCGACAGTCTCTTCGCCGCGTCGACGAAGACGCGGTTGATCTGCTGGTTCCCGAAGTACTCGGCCCCCGGTGCAGTGGCGGCGAGGCGCAGGCCTGCCGTGGCCGCGGGCAGGAGCCCCGAGACGTTGACCAGGGTCCGAAGGCTGTCCGGGTCGGTGTTGAGCCAGAGCGCGAATTCCGCGGCCTCGCGAGGGTGGTCCGACGCGGCGGAGACGATGCCGGCGCTGCCCCCGGTGTCACCGGTCGCCTCCGAACCCTCCCAGGTGGGAACCGGAGCCACCGCCCACTTGCCGGCCTGGTCGGGCACGTTGGTCGAGAGGACCTCGGAGAACCAGGAAGCGTGTGAAATGGTGAGGATCTCGTTCCGCTGGATGGCGTTCCAGGTGGCGGGACCGTAAGCCTGGCGCGGTACCACCAGACCGCCGTCGAGCAGCGCCTGCCAGTACCTGGCCACACGTTGTGATGCCGGAGTGTTGATGGAGGCCAGCCACGATTGTCCGTGGATCCCGGACCACTGCGTGCCGGACTGCCACAACAGTCCCTGCCACCACCGCTCATCGTTCGGCGGGATCGCTGCCAAGTAGGCGCCGGGGTCGGCCCTGCGCACGGCCGCGGCGGTGACCCGGAAGTCCTCCCACGTACGCGGCACGGAGATGCCGTACTTGGCGAAGAGGTCCTTCCGGTAGTACAGGACCGTCGGACCGGTGTCCTGCGGGACGCCGTACACCTCTCCACCGAAGGCGACCGACCGCCACGCGGCCGGGGAGAACCGGCCGGCGGCGTCACCGATGTAGGAGCTGATGGGTGCGGCCCGGCCGCTGATGGCATAGTCGGGTACCAGGAACTGGCTGATCTGCGTGACGTCGGGACCGGCGCCGGCGTCGATCGCCGTCTGGATCTTCGTCTGGTCATCGCCCGAGATGGCCTGGTACTCCACTTTCACCCGGTCGTGCGTGGCATTCCACGTCTGGACGGCCTTCTCGATGTGGGGCACCCA includes these proteins:
- a CDS encoding carbohydrate ABC transporter permease, giving the protein MSGPRGRTARKARPATGRQRRTDRVAYLFLAPFLALFIVFTVLPIALAAYDSLFAVRYSGLGLGGGTLRFVGLQNYGAALTSPDLLSGVLRMIVFGLVQVPVMLGVALALALVLDSSAYRLHSALRTVYLLPYAVPIVIGTLAWGFLYTPQMSPLSDAVKALGGPADLLGETTVLWSMGNVVTWSYTGINMTILYTSLRGLPRDVYEAARLDGAGEFRIAWSVKVPQLVPALIMTTIMSVIGTLQIFTEPTILGNLTPAISPTYTPNMTIQTVAIGQQNPQLAAATAIVLAAVTFLLSLGFLTLAERRSSR
- a CDS encoding ABC transporter substrate-binding protein; its protein translation is MPHIEKAVQTWNATHDRVKVEYQAISGDDQTKIQTAIDAGAGPDVTQISQFLVPDYAISGRAAPISSYIGDAAGRFSPAAWRSVAFGGEVYGVPQDTGPTVLYYRKDLFAKYGISVPRTWEDFRVTAAAVRRADPGAYLAAIPPNDERWWQGLLWQSGTQWSGIHGQSWLASINTPASQRVARYWQALLDGGLVVPRQAYGPATWNAIQRNEILTISHASWFSEVLSTNVPDQAGKWAVAPVPTWEGSEATGDTGGSAGIVSAASDHPREAAEFALWLNTDPDSLRTLVNVSGLLPAATAGLRLAATAPGAEYFGNQQINRVFVDAAKRLSTSWSYGPGMEHSYAVFNGGLAEVVDGRRKLPRLIEEVQTATVELLTAKGLSVTVPHHAHDTADTALSRQETRT